Proteins encoded together in one Kutzneria kofuensis window:
- a CDS encoding gamma-glutamyltransferase family protein — MFTTRPELTGTVGMVASTHWLASAAGMAVLESGGNAFDAATAAGFVLQVVEPHLVGPGGDMPAIFSTAADPTPRVLCGQGVAPAGATIEHYRDLGLDLVPGSGLLAAVVPGAWDGWLTLLRDHGTKSLREVLDYAIGYARNGFPLVERIPTTIEGVRQLFTEHWPTSAELWLPGGEVPKAGTLFPNPVLADTWERLLREAESVGSDREAQIEAARKAWYQGFVAAEIEAFSRKPHRDDSGRDHAGVLTGQDMASWSATYEDPVTVQVGDWTLAKCGPWSQGPTLAQQALMLHELRDRLAYVDGVPTAETVHLAIEVAKLAFADREAWYGDSADVPMADLLSAEYTASRLALIDDRASLELRPGSPGGRAPRLPAYIAEGRGIGGDDSPMNAAVGEPTVTREGQMRGDTVHIDVVDRWGNVISATPSGGWLQSSPTIPSLGFALGSRAQMFWLEENLPASLVPGRRPRTTLSPSLALRDGAPLAFGTPGGDQQDQWQLCFWLAHTIGGLNLQAAIDAPMWHSAAFPLSFYPRSWQPGELVAESRLGAAAFDELRARGHKVVDAGPWALGRLSAVSRDPESGLLRAGANARGMQGYAVGR, encoded by the coding sequence ATGTTCACCACTCGCCCGGAGCTGACCGGCACGGTCGGCATGGTTGCGTCCACCCACTGGCTCGCGTCCGCCGCCGGCATGGCGGTGCTGGAATCCGGCGGCAACGCGTTCGACGCCGCCACGGCGGCCGGTTTCGTGCTGCAGGTGGTGGAGCCGCACCTGGTCGGCCCGGGCGGCGACATGCCGGCGATCTTCTCGACGGCGGCCGATCCGACGCCGCGAGTGCTGTGCGGCCAGGGGGTCGCGCCGGCCGGGGCGACCATCGAGCACTATCGCGATCTCGGCCTGGACCTGGTTCCGGGCAGCGGTTTGCTGGCCGCGGTGGTGCCGGGCGCGTGGGACGGCTGGCTGACGCTGCTGCGCGATCACGGCACCAAGTCGCTGCGCGAGGTGCTGGACTACGCGATCGGCTACGCCCGCAACGGTTTCCCTCTGGTGGAACGGATCCCGACCACGATCGAGGGCGTCCGGCAGCTGTTCACAGAACACTGGCCCACATCGGCCGAGCTGTGGCTGCCCGGCGGCGAGGTGCCCAAGGCCGGCACCCTCTTCCCCAACCCGGTGCTGGCCGACACCTGGGAGCGGCTGCTGCGCGAGGCGGAATCCGTTGGCAGCGACCGGGAAGCGCAGATCGAGGCGGCCCGGAAGGCGTGGTACCAGGGGTTCGTCGCCGCGGAGATCGAGGCGTTCAGCCGCAAGCCGCACCGGGACGACTCCGGCCGCGACCACGCCGGCGTGTTGACCGGGCAGGACATGGCTTCCTGGTCGGCAACGTACGAGGACCCGGTGACCGTGCAGGTCGGGGACTGGACGTTGGCCAAGTGCGGGCCGTGGAGCCAGGGCCCGACCCTGGCCCAGCAGGCCCTGATGCTGCACGAGCTGCGCGACCGGCTCGCGTACGTGGACGGCGTGCCGACCGCCGAGACGGTGCACCTGGCCATCGAGGTCGCCAAGCTGGCCTTCGCCGACCGCGAGGCCTGGTACGGCGACAGTGCCGATGTGCCGATGGCGGACCTGCTTTCCGCCGAGTACACCGCTTCGCGGCTGGCGTTGATCGACGACCGGGCGTCGCTGGAGCTGCGGCCGGGCTCGCCCGGCGGCCGTGCGCCGCGGCTGCCGGCGTACATCGCCGAGGGCCGGGGCATCGGCGGAGACGACTCGCCGATGAACGCGGCGGTCGGCGAGCCGACGGTCACCCGCGAGGGCCAGATGCGGGGCGACACCGTGCACATCGACGTGGTGGACCGTTGGGGCAACGTCATCTCCGCGACGCCGTCCGGCGGCTGGCTCCAGTCCTCGCCGACGATCCCGTCGCTCGGCTTCGCCCTCGGCAGCCGGGCTCAGATGTTCTGGCTGGAGGAGAACCTGCCGGCGTCGCTCGTGCCCGGTCGCCGGCCGCGCACCACGTTGAGCCCGTCGCTGGCGCTGCGCGACGGCGCGCCGCTGGCGTTCGGCACGCCCGGGGGTGACCAGCAGGACCAGTGGCAGCTGTGTTTCTGGCTGGCCCACACCATCGGCGGGCTGAACCTCCAGGCCGCGATCGACGCGCCGATGTGGCACTCCGCCGCGTTCCCGCTGTCGTTCTATCCGCGCAGCTGGCAGCCCGGTGAGCTGGTCGCGGAGTCGCGACTCGGCGCTGCGGCTTTCGACGAGCTGCGCGCCCGTGGTCACAAGGTCGTCGATGCCGGGCCATGGGCGCTGGGGCGGTTGTCCGCGGTGTCCCGTGATCCGGAGAGCGGGCTGCTGCGGGCCGGCGCCAACGCCCGTGGCATGCAGGGATACGCCGTCGGGCGGTGA
- a CDS encoding UDP-glucose dehydrogenase family protein, whose translation MFARRIAVIGTGYVGLTTGACLASLGHHVVCADVDVAKVERLRAGKVTILEPGLAELVAEGMAGGRLEFVVGASAAVGDAEVVFLCVPTPMGQGGAADLAAVESVISEVRTILPVGSIVVNKSTVPVGTAARVSGLLKRKDVPVVSNPEFLREGTAVHDFLNPDRIVVGCDIQDAAERVAALYARLGAPTVLTDAASAEMVKYAANCFLAMKLSYVNAIAELCERLGADVADVTEGMGYDRRIGQSFLQPGPGWGGSCLPKDTQALLQVAAAVGYDFSLLQATIETNSHQRQLIVAKIREAAGGRLRGRRIGLLGLAFKAGTNDLRDSPALAVAALLRAEGAELTGYDPGIDHDVDGIRVVSDAYEAAKDADTVVVLTEWPEFRGLDWSRIRELAAGCVVVDTRNHLDPDALGRHGLTWWGVGRGHLDVGQSLAAVI comes from the coding sequence GTGTTCGCTCGTCGAATCGCGGTGATCGGGACCGGGTACGTGGGTCTGACCACGGGGGCCTGTCTGGCCTCGCTCGGGCACCACGTGGTGTGCGCGGACGTGGACGTGGCCAAGGTGGAACGGCTGCGCGCCGGCAAGGTGACGATCCTGGAGCCGGGGCTGGCCGAGCTGGTCGCGGAGGGGATGGCCGGCGGCCGGCTGGAGTTCGTGGTGGGCGCGTCGGCCGCGGTCGGCGACGCCGAGGTGGTGTTCCTGTGCGTGCCGACGCCGATGGGCCAGGGCGGCGCGGCCGACCTCGCCGCGGTCGAGTCGGTGATCTCCGAGGTGCGCACGATCCTGCCGGTCGGCAGCATCGTCGTGAACAAGTCGACGGTGCCGGTGGGCACCGCGGCCCGGGTGTCGGGCCTGCTCAAGCGCAAGGACGTGCCGGTGGTGTCGAACCCGGAGTTCCTCCGCGAAGGCACCGCGGTGCACGACTTCCTGAACCCGGACCGGATCGTCGTCGGCTGCGACATCCAGGACGCGGCCGAGCGGGTCGCCGCCCTGTACGCGCGCCTGGGCGCGCCGACCGTGCTCACCGACGCGGCCAGCGCCGAGATGGTCAAGTACGCCGCGAACTGCTTCCTGGCGATGAAGCTGTCCTACGTCAACGCGATCGCCGAGCTGTGCGAACGCCTGGGCGCTGACGTCGCTGACGTCACCGAGGGCATGGGCTACGACCGCCGCATCGGCCAGTCGTTCCTGCAGCCCGGCCCCGGCTGGGGCGGTTCGTGCCTGCCCAAGGACACGCAGGCGCTGCTGCAGGTCGCGGCCGCCGTCGGCTACGACTTCTCGTTGCTGCAGGCCACCATCGAGACCAACAGCCACCAGCGGCAGCTGATCGTGGCCAAGATCCGCGAGGCCGCCGGTGGCCGGCTGCGCGGACGTCGGATCGGACTGCTGGGCCTGGCGTTCAAGGCCGGCACGAACGACCTGCGCGACTCGCCGGCGCTCGCCGTCGCGGCGCTGCTGCGGGCCGAAGGCGCGGAGCTCACCGGCTACGACCCGGGCATCGACCACGACGTCGACGGCATCCGGGTGGTGTCGGACGCGTACGAGGCGGCCAAGGACGCCGACACCGTCGTGGTGCTGACCGAATGGCCGGAGTTCCGCGGCCTGGACTGGTCCCGGATCCGCGAGCTGGCCGCCGGCTGCGTTGTCGTCGACACCCGCAACCACCTGGACCCCGACGCGCTGGGCCGGCACGGCCTGACCTGGTGGGGCGTCGGCCGCGGGCACCTGGACGTGGGCCAGAGCCTCGCCGCCGTGATCTGA
- a CDS encoding aldo/keto reductase: MEQRRLGDSGLVVSAVGLGCNNLGRPGTSTETLAGARAVVESALDNGITFFDVADVYGAPRGRSEELLGQALSGRREHAVIATKFGVDMQGVNGPDFGARGSRRYVRRAVESSLRRLNTDWIDLYQLHRPDPRTPLAETLSVLDDLVHEGKIRYVGHCNLAGWQIADAAWTAQTEHVAAPVSAQNHYSLLEREVEREVLPACHRFGLGLLPYFPLANGLLTGKYRQDAEPPIGSRLSGRERLLSEAPWDRIEKLRAFAEERDVPMVRLAIGWLAAQPSVASVICGATSPEQVRTNARAGELTLTPADLDLLDEICPPGRR, encoded by the coding sequence GTGGAGCAACGTCGCCTGGGTGATTCCGGTCTTGTCGTCAGCGCGGTCGGCCTGGGGTGCAACAACCTCGGCCGGCCCGGCACCTCGACGGAGACGCTGGCCGGCGCCCGTGCCGTGGTGGAATCCGCGCTGGACAACGGGATCACGTTCTTCGACGTCGCGGACGTGTACGGCGCGCCGCGCGGCCGCAGCGAGGAGCTGCTCGGGCAAGCGCTCTCCGGGCGTCGCGAACACGCCGTGATCGCCACCAAGTTCGGCGTGGACATGCAGGGCGTCAACGGTCCCGACTTCGGCGCCCGCGGGTCCCGGCGGTACGTGCGGCGGGCCGTCGAGTCGTCGCTGCGCCGGCTCAACACCGACTGGATCGACCTGTACCAGCTGCACCGGCCGGATCCGCGGACGCCGCTGGCGGAGACGCTGTCCGTGCTGGACGACCTCGTGCACGAGGGCAAGATCCGCTACGTCGGGCACTGCAACCTGGCCGGCTGGCAGATCGCCGACGCGGCGTGGACGGCCCAGACCGAGCACGTGGCCGCGCCGGTGTCCGCGCAGAACCACTACTCGCTGCTGGAGCGGGAGGTGGAGCGCGAGGTCCTGCCGGCGTGCCACCGGTTCGGGCTCGGGCTGCTGCCGTACTTCCCGCTGGCCAACGGCTTGCTGACGGGCAAGTACCGGCAGGACGCCGAGCCGCCGATCGGGTCCCGGCTGTCCGGCCGGGAGCGGCTGCTGTCCGAGGCGCCGTGGGACCGGATCGAGAAGCTGCGGGCGTTCGCCGAGGAGCGGGACGTGCCGATGGTGCGGCTGGCGATCGGCTGGCTGGCCGCGCAGCCCTCGGTGGCGTCGGTGATCTGCGGCGCGACGAGCCCCGAGCAGGTGCGGACCAACGCCCGCGCCGGCGAGCTCACGCTCACCCCCGCCGACCTGGACCTGCTGGACGAAATATGTCCGCCGGGTCGTCGCTGA
- a CDS encoding SDR family NAD(P)-dependent oxidoreductase has protein sequence MQISDNAAIVTGGASGLGGATARALAARGAKVFALDLPKAVANADAVDGVTYVEADVTSAEQVQAAVDTVVAAGAPLRITVNCAGVGTAGRIVGKNGPHDLDTYRKVIEVNLIGTFNVLRLAADAIAKTPALDDGQRGVVINTASVAAFDGQIGQAAYSSSKGGVVGLTLPAARELASSGIRVMTIAPGIIDTPMLAGVSEDFRAGLAAGVPFPKRLGRPEEYAQLAVAIVEHDYLNGEVIRMDGALRMAPR, from the coding sequence ATGCAGATCTCTGACAACGCGGCGATCGTGACCGGTGGGGCGTCGGGGCTGGGCGGGGCGACCGCGCGGGCGCTGGCCGCCCGGGGCGCCAAGGTGTTCGCCCTCGACCTGCCCAAGGCCGTCGCCAACGCCGATGCCGTCGACGGCGTGACCTACGTCGAGGCGGACGTCACCAGCGCCGAGCAGGTGCAGGCCGCGGTGGACACCGTGGTCGCCGCCGGCGCGCCGCTGCGCATCACCGTGAACTGCGCGGGGGTGGGCACCGCCGGCCGGATCGTCGGCAAGAACGGCCCGCACGACCTGGACACGTACCGGAAGGTCATCGAGGTCAACCTGATCGGCACGTTCAACGTGCTGCGGCTGGCCGCCGACGCCATCGCCAAGACGCCCGCGCTGGACGACGGGCAGCGCGGCGTTGTGATCAACACGGCGTCGGTCGCCGCGTTCGACGGCCAGATCGGGCAGGCGGCGTACTCGTCGTCCAAGGGCGGCGTCGTCGGCCTGACCCTGCCGGCCGCCCGCGAGCTGGCCTCCTCCGGCATCCGCGTGATGACGATCGCGCCCGGCATCATCGACACCCCGATGCTGGCCGGCGTCTCCGAGGACTTCCGCGCCGGCCTCGCCGCCGGCGTTCCGTTCCCGAAGCGCCTCGGCCGTCCCGAGGAGTACGCACAGCTGGCCGTCGCCATCGTCGAGCACGACTACCTCAACGGCGAGGTCATCCGCATGGACGGCGCCCTGCGCATGGCGCCGCGCTAG
- a CDS encoding TM0106 family RecB-like putative nuclease, producing MTSSVLLDAGVVTRCRRRVHLENDPAMADAPKAPPDPTGEQRRADAMAHRRAVADRMATMAGSAWTEIPLDAKTADRERATVAALSAGAPFVWAPQLPRDPAGGRRGGIDLLVRVSTGYVPVLVVRHKVTDPGTGARTSPLSEPTPMGIRSDPLRKVRPQPRDQLRLAHAQRMLQSSGFAASGRSYGGVVGMDADVVLWHDLDAPTWPGARTALSEYDMRFADRLAVANAAASGAEPLARPSRIVECRSCPWWPVCDVALNEARDVSLVVRGEDAFALRKLGVSTVDELAAMDPATKLATPLVGMPLSDAVVLARAWLRDLTVVRRVRKVRVPRADVEVDIDMESFGDAGAYMWGCLLTGKDIGERQGYRPFVSWEPLPDDDEARSFGEFWTWLMRIRDKALAHGLTFRAYCYNELAENRWLLSSAERFAGKPGVPTVAQVNAFIRDPAWVDVFGVVRDQFLCAHGKGLKIIAPVAGFHWRDPEAGGENSMRWYRDAVGMDGAPAEVSQRQRLLEYNEDDVRATLALREWMSSPAMDELPFAGDL from the coding sequence GTGACGTCTTCGGTGCTGCTCGACGCCGGTGTGGTGACCCGCTGCCGGCGGCGCGTGCACCTGGAGAACGACCCGGCCATGGCGGACGCGCCCAAGGCGCCGCCGGACCCGACCGGCGAGCAGCGCCGCGCCGACGCGATGGCGCACCGCCGGGCCGTCGCCGACCGGATGGCCACGATGGCCGGCTCGGCCTGGACGGAGATCCCGCTCGACGCCAAGACGGCCGACCGGGAGCGGGCGACGGTGGCTGCCCTCTCGGCGGGCGCGCCGTTCGTGTGGGCGCCGCAGCTGCCGCGGGATCCAGCCGGTGGCCGGCGCGGCGGCATCGACCTGCTGGTCCGCGTGAGCACGGGATACGTCCCGGTGCTGGTGGTCCGGCACAAGGTGACCGACCCCGGCACGGGCGCCCGGACGTCGCCGCTGAGCGAGCCGACGCCGATGGGGATCCGCTCGGACCCGCTGCGCAAGGTCCGCCCGCAGCCCCGTGACCAGCTCCGGCTCGCCCACGCCCAGCGGATGCTGCAGTCGAGCGGCTTCGCCGCGAGCGGTCGGTCCTACGGCGGCGTGGTCGGCATGGACGCCGATGTCGTCCTCTGGCACGACCTCGACGCCCCGACCTGGCCGGGTGCGCGGACCGCGTTGTCCGAGTACGACATGCGCTTCGCTGACCGGCTGGCCGTGGCGAACGCGGCGGCCTCCGGCGCCGAGCCGCTGGCCAGGCCGTCCCGGATCGTCGAATGCCGCAGCTGCCCGTGGTGGCCGGTCTGCGACGTGGCCCTGAACGAGGCCCGCGACGTGAGCCTGGTGGTCCGCGGCGAGGATGCCTTCGCGCTGCGCAAGCTGGGCGTGTCCACGGTGGACGAGCTTGCGGCGATGGATCCGGCGACGAAGCTGGCGACGCCGCTGGTGGGCATGCCGCTGTCGGACGCCGTGGTGCTGGCCCGGGCCTGGCTGCGCGACCTGACCGTGGTCCGCCGGGTGCGCAAGGTCCGCGTGCCGCGCGCGGACGTCGAGGTCGACATCGACATGGAGAGCTTCGGCGACGCCGGCGCGTACATGTGGGGCTGCCTGCTGACCGGCAAGGACATCGGCGAGCGGCAGGGCTACCGGCCGTTCGTCAGCTGGGAGCCGCTGCCGGACGACGACGAGGCGCGGTCCTTCGGCGAGTTCTGGACGTGGCTGATGCGGATCCGGGACAAGGCGCTCGCGCACGGCCTGACCTTCCGCGCCTACTGCTACAACGAGCTGGCCGAGAACCGCTGGCTGCTGTCCTCGGCCGAGCGCTTCGCCGGCAAGCCGGGCGTGCCGACCGTCGCGCAGGTGAACGCCTTCATCCGCGACCCCGCCTGGGTGGACGTGTTCGGTGTGGTCCGGGACCAGTTCCTGTGCGCGCACGGCAAGGGCCTGAAGATCATCGCGCCGGTCGCCGGCTTCCACTGGCGCGACCCGGAGGCGGGCGGCGAGAACTCGATGCGCTGGTACCGCGACGCGGTCGGCATGGACGGCGCGCCCGCCGAGGTGTCCCAGCGGCAGCGGCTGCTCGAGTACAACGAGGACGACGTCCGCGCCACGCTGGCGTTGCGGGAGTGGATGAGCTCGCCGGCGATGGACGAGCTGCCCTTCGCCGGCGACCTCTGA
- a CDS encoding DUF6474 family protein gives MARNRSKPRLTPARAKNLIGLAKVVGPAVVPVVAPYALRAASMARDAVDKMRARRLGVEVKDLATYSGRGGALHARIAGAAQAAADLRASDAAFADASEARLTQLAAAVRAAERMPNARRKAAHKAVSLELDRLEEDMLRRLGLN, from the coding sequence GTGGCACGCAACCGGTCGAAGCCTCGGCTCACTCCCGCTCGCGCCAAGAACCTGATCGGCCTGGCCAAGGTGGTCGGCCCGGCTGTCGTGCCCGTCGTCGCGCCCTACGCGCTGCGCGCCGCCTCGATGGCGCGGGACGCCGTGGACAAGATGCGCGCCCGCCGCCTCGGTGTCGAGGTGAAAGACCTCGCCACCTACTCCGGCCGCGGCGGCGCACTGCACGCCCGCATCGCCGGCGCCGCGCAGGCGGCCGCCGACCTGCGCGCTTCCGACGCCGCGTTCGCCGACGCGAGCGAAGCTCGGCTCACCCAGCTCGCCGCCGCCGTACGGGCCGCCGAGCGGATGCCGAATGCCCGTCGCAAGGCGGCGCACAAGGCCGTCAGCCTGGAGCTGGACCGGCTGGAAGAGGACATGCTCCGCCGGCTCGGCCTGAACTAG
- a CDS encoding DUF6069 family protein, with protein sequence MSTHAHPHADTSAARVTLGIAAAAVVSIAVNTVVALGALALDPNGTRTGLDLVAYAPLTVIGVLAGTIGWAAVRRYAARARATLRVLVPVVTVLTFIPDIVLLLTGAADAINVAGLLVMHVVVAAVTVTAVSRVLPLVGYRRTV encoded by the coding sequence ATGAGCACACATGCCCACCCGCATGCCGACACCTCGGCGGCCCGCGTCACGCTCGGCATCGCCGCCGCGGCGGTCGTCTCGATCGCCGTGAACACCGTGGTCGCGCTCGGCGCGCTCGCCCTGGACCCGAACGGCACCCGAACCGGCCTCGACCTGGTGGCATACGCGCCGCTGACGGTGATCGGAGTCCTCGCCGGCACGATCGGCTGGGCGGCGGTCCGCCGCTACGCGGCCCGGGCGCGGGCCACCCTGCGGGTGCTGGTGCCGGTCGTCACGGTCCTGACGTTCATCCCCGACATCGTGCTGCTGCTCACCGGGGCGGCGGACGCGATCAACGTCGCCGGCCTGCTGGTGATGCACGTGGTCGTCGCGGCCGTCACCGTGACGGCAGTCAGCCGGGTCCTGCCGCTCGTGGGCTACCGCAGGACGGTCTAG
- a CDS encoding TetR/AcrR family transcriptional regulator, whose product MVGSKPLRRDAERNRQRILAAANALVAEVGLDITHNDIARAAEVGVGTVYRRFPDRQELIDELFDERVDRIIALVDEARRIEDPWQALCAFVTGNLELQAGDRGLKDLMVGNGRATELAKRAQRRIGPAVRELVKRAHAAGQLRPDVGVEDFPLIQEMVGAVMEAARHIDPDLWRRALALVLDGYRADARQREPLPGATPTPEQIEQVLTHSRPAPRR is encoded by the coding sequence ATGGTCGGGTCGAAACCACTGCGCCGGGACGCCGAGCGCAACCGGCAGCGCATCCTCGCCGCCGCGAACGCGCTGGTCGCCGAGGTCGGCCTGGACATCACCCACAACGACATCGCCCGCGCCGCCGAGGTCGGCGTCGGCACCGTCTACCGGCGCTTCCCGGACCGGCAGGAGCTCATCGACGAGCTGTTCGACGAGCGGGTGGACCGGATCATCGCCCTCGTCGACGAGGCTCGTCGGATCGAGGACCCGTGGCAGGCCCTGTGCGCGTTCGTCACCGGCAATCTCGAACTCCAGGCCGGCGACCGGGGCCTGAAGGACCTGATGGTCGGCAACGGCCGGGCCACCGAGCTGGCCAAGCGGGCCCAGCGCCGGATCGGCCCGGCGGTGCGGGAACTGGTCAAGCGAGCGCACGCCGCCGGGCAGCTGCGCCCCGACGTGGGCGTCGAGGACTTCCCGCTGATCCAGGAGATGGTCGGCGCGGTGATGGAAGCCGCCCGCCACATCGACCCCGACCTGTGGCGGCGGGCGCTGGCGCTGGTCCTGGACGGCTATCGGGCGGACGCCCGGCAGCGGGAGCCGCTGCCGGGCGCCACGCCCACGCCGGAGCAGATCGAGCAGGTGCTGACCCACTCCCGCCCGGCGCCCCGCCGCTAG
- a CDS encoding glycine betaine ABC transporter substrate-binding protein, which translates to MRKLVALALVGTLLTGCGLSSGSTVPVAVGPGSIKPVLSGVHLAVGSKDFTENIVLGYIAELALSAAGAQVSDLTNIQGSNSARNAMLAGQIDLSWEYTGTAWISYLGHNDVIVDPREQFDKVRDADKANGVSWIAMSPVNDKYAIAANTDVIKKYGVHTLSQLARLDPAAVTFCLETEFASRNDGFPGMVKKYGIPSDNVKILGVGAVYQATKDAKACNWGEVFTTDARILSLNLQVLDDDQHFFPQYNAALTVRSSVLAEHPQIEQVLEPVSAKLDNETMQKLNAQVDVQGRDPADVARDWLVREGFVTSRDVPDSNA; encoded by the coding sequence ATGAGGAAGCTGGTGGCGTTGGCCCTGGTCGGGACGCTGCTCACGGGATGCGGCCTGAGCTCCGGCTCGACCGTGCCGGTCGCGGTCGGACCGGGATCGATCAAACCCGTGCTGTCCGGCGTGCACCTGGCCGTCGGGTCCAAGGACTTCACCGAGAACATCGTGCTGGGCTACATCGCCGAGCTGGCGCTGTCCGCGGCCGGTGCGCAGGTCAGCGACCTGACCAACATCCAGGGCTCCAACTCGGCCCGCAACGCGATGCTGGCCGGGCAGATCGACCTGTCCTGGGAGTACACCGGTACGGCGTGGATCAGCTACCTCGGCCACAACGACGTGATCGTGGATCCGCGGGAGCAGTTCGACAAGGTGCGCGACGCCGACAAGGCCAACGGCGTCAGCTGGATCGCGATGTCCCCGGTCAACGACAAGTACGCCATCGCCGCCAACACCGACGTGATCAAGAAGTACGGCGTGCACACGCTGTCGCAGCTGGCCAGGCTCGACCCGGCCGCGGTGACGTTCTGCCTGGAGACCGAGTTCGCCAGCCGCAACGACGGCTTCCCGGGCATGGTGAAGAAGTACGGCATCCCGTCGGACAACGTGAAGATCCTCGGCGTCGGCGCGGTCTACCAGGCGACCAAGGACGCGAAGGCGTGCAACTGGGGCGAGGTGTTCACCACCGACGCCCGGATCCTGTCGCTGAACCTGCAGGTGCTCGACGACGACCAGCACTTCTTCCCGCAGTACAACGCGGCGTTGACGGTTCGGTCCAGCGTGCTGGCCGAGCACCCGCAGATCGAGCAGGTGCTCGAGCCGGTGTCGGCGAAGCTGGACAACGAGACCATGCAGAAGCTGAACGCCCAGGTGGACGTGCAGGGCAGGGACCCGGCCGACGTGGCTCGGGACTGGCTGGTCCGGGAAGGCTTCGTGACCAGCAGGGACGTGCCGGACAGCAACGCCTAG
- a CDS encoding ABC transporter permease, translated as MADRSDRIRMFAQPVVVLVVVAGVLVWAATRRLDDIEQRNLNLSTLLDLTWQHLLLAVAVTAIVVLIGVPLGVVLTRRWARFAAPVVLTLANIGQAAPAIGVLVLFFLATASTGFWVAALPIALYSLLPVLRNTIVGIRQVDPALIEAGRGIGMSASAVLRRIELPLAVPLILAGLRTSLVLAVGTATLAFFVAGGGLGVLIDTGDKLARYSVLVVGAVLAMALALLVDWLGGLAEEFLGPKGLR; from the coding sequence ATGGCTGACCGCTCCGACCGGATCCGGATGTTCGCGCAGCCGGTGGTGGTGCTCGTGGTGGTCGCCGGCGTGCTGGTGTGGGCGGCCACCCGGCGGCTGGACGACATCGAGCAGCGCAACCTCAACCTCTCGACGCTGCTGGACCTCACCTGGCAGCACCTGCTGCTGGCGGTCGCCGTCACGGCCATCGTGGTGCTGATCGGCGTGCCGCTCGGCGTCGTGCTGACCAGGCGCTGGGCCCGGTTCGCCGCCCCGGTCGTGCTGACGCTGGCCAACATCGGGCAGGCGGCGCCGGCGATCGGCGTGCTGGTGCTGTTCTTCCTGGCCACCGCCAGCACCGGGTTCTGGGTCGCGGCGCTGCCGATCGCGCTGTACTCGCTGCTTCCGGTGCTGCGCAACACCATCGTCGGCATCCGGCAGGTCGACCCGGCGCTGATCGAGGCCGGCCGCGGCATCGGCATGTCGGCTTCGGCGGTGCTGCGCCGGATCGAGCTGCCGCTGGCCGTGCCGCTGATCCTGGCCGGCCTGCGCACCTCGCTCGTGCTGGCGGTGGGCACCGCGACGCTGGCGTTTTTCGTCGCCGGCGGCGGCCTCGGCGTGCTGATCGACACCGGCGACAAGCTGGCCCGCTACTCGGTGCTGGTGGTCGGCGCGGTGCTGGCGATGGCGCTGGCACTGCTCGTCGACTGGCTCGGCGGGCTGGCGGAGGAGTTTCTCGGACCGAAGGGGCTGCGATGA